A single Chloroflexota bacterium DNA region contains:
- a CDS encoding phosphotransferase has protein sequence MLQHFKHLYSDDIREDAQRRFGLTPVSRDVLPDASHSYVYDCERDDAAYILKITHTIHRQPHNIHGEVEFINFLADGGVTTPRAISSLAGNLVETIAADDGEFVVAAFEKADGALVDWRAWTREMFEQWGAVIGKMHALTKGYEPSDESRRRRFWHQDTDWNTEAEVYLTRPTFREKARRTRDWLFTLPTGSDCFGLIHSDLHQWNFFYHDGKVLPFDFDNTHYDWFIADFTTVVVNVVHCQQHHYARGEYDRWTAGTPMKAAEFLDYFFAPFIEGYRQHNRLDGVWLRRMPAFLNRHWLTFLTDALRDPKFAALTPEQQAATFPWRTLSQSWDEVMNDYWSRFDFDRYA, from the coding sequence ATGCTGCAACATTTCAAGCACCTATACAGCGATGACATACGCGAAGATGCCCAGCGTCGGTTCGGGCTGACGCCGGTGTCGCGCGATGTATTGCCGGACGCAAGCCATAGCTATGTATATGATTGCGAGCGCGACGACGCGGCGTACATCCTGAAGATTACGCACACCATCCATCGGCAGCCGCACAACATCCACGGCGAGGTCGAGTTCATCAACTTCCTTGCAGACGGCGGCGTAACCACTCCACGCGCCATATCGTCGCTCGCGGGCAATCTCGTGGAGACGATAGCGGCAGACGACGGCGAATTTGTCGTGGCAGCGTTCGAGAAAGCGGACGGCGCGTTGGTTGATTGGCGCGCCTGGACGCGGGAGATGTTCGAGCAGTGGGGCGCCGTTATCGGCAAAATGCACGCGCTGACGAAGGGATATGAGCCGTCAGACGAAAGCCGGCGCCGGCGATTCTGGCATCAGGACACGGACTGGAACACCGAAGCCGAAGTGTATCTGACACGCCCGACATTCCGTGAAAAGGCGCGGCGCACGCGAGACTGGCTGTTCACGCTGCCCACCGGCAGCGACTGCTTCGGGCTAATCCACTCGGACTTGCACCAGTGGAACTTCTTCTACCACGACGGCAAGGTGCTGCCTTTCGATTTCGACAACACGCACTACGACTGGTTTATCGCGGACTTCACGACGGTGGTGGTCAATGTGGTGCACTGCCAGCAGCACCACTACGCGCGCGGCGAGTACGACCGCTGGACCGCAGGCACGCCAATGAAGGCGGCAGAGTTCCTAGACTACTTCTTCGCACCGTTCATCGAAGGCTACCGGCAACACAACCGGCTAGACGGCGTGTGGCTGCGCCGCATGCCCGCCTTCCTAAACCGCCACTGGCTGACATTCCTAACCGATGCCCTGCGCGACCCAAAGTTCGCCGCACTCACGCCTGAACAGCAAGCCGCAACCTTCCCCTGGCGCACCCTATCGCAGTCCTGGGACGAAGTGATGAACGATTACTGGAGCCGGTTTGACTTTGATAGGTATGCTTGA